One region of Pseudomonadota bacterium genomic DNA includes:
- a CDS encoding helix-turn-helix domain-containing protein → MRDSGRACAAGRNLRPAPPADASARLARAAASQIDDGALAEKSLTSLARGLGVTDRHLRRVFEAEFGITPVAYAQTARLLLAKRPLTDSAMPVIDVALAAGFGSVRRMNTSFSQRYRMSPTALRKRSGVPRALDHHTFRLQARQPFDFDALLDFFAVRAIPGVESVDARHYRRTLRVTSPEGRTAQGWIEIRRAPRRTRSTYGI, encoded by the coding sequence ATGCGGGATTCCGGCCGTGCCTGCGCTGCCGGCCGGAACTTGCGCCCGGCGCCGCCAGCCGATGCGTCCGCGCGCCTGGCTCGCGCCGCGGCCAGTCAGATCGACGACGGCGCGCTTGCAGAAAAGAGCTTGACGTCTCTCGCACGCGGACTCGGCGTCACCGATCGACATCTGCGTCGGGTTTTCGAAGCCGAGTTCGGCATCACGCCGGTCGCGTACGCGCAGACTGCGCGGCTGTTATTGGCCAAGCGTCCGCTGACCGACAGCGCGATGCCCGTGATCGACGTCGCACTCGCCGCGGGTTTCGGCAGTGTGCGTCGGATGAACACCTCGTTTTCGCAGCGATACCGGATGAGCCCGACCGCGTTGCGCAAGCGCAGTGGGGTGCCGCGCGCGCTCGATCACCATACGTTCCGGCTACAAGCCCGGCAGCCGTTCGACTTCGACGCGTTGCTTGATTTTTTTGCTGTGCGCGCGATCCCAGGCGTCGAGTCGGTGGATGCGCGGCACTACCGCCGCACCTTGCGCGTGACTTCACCTGAAGGGCGCACCGCACAAGGCTGGATCGAAATACGCCGCGCGCCGCGCCGGACGCGATCGACGTATGGGATCG